AGCGCGCCGCCGAGCGTGCCGCCCACCGCGCCGCACACCGTGCCGAGCACGGGCCCGAACAGCATGCCGGTGGCGATCATGACCAGCCACGAGGGCAGGCCGAGAAACGGGCGGAACGTCATGATGCCGATCATCGCGATCGGACCCCACACGCCGAGCCCCGCGATGTGGTCGCGGAGTGACTCGGGCTTCCACTGGATCCCGCTCTCGAAATACAGGTACGCGAACCCGCCCAGCCCGGCCAGGATGGCCGCGAGCGCGAGCAGCTTCTGGATGCGGCGCGGCCCGCGAATCACGCCGCACCGCCCACGCGCAGCAGCAGGCCCTTCAGATACTCGCCCTGCGGGTGCCGGATCGAGACCGGGTGGTCGGGCGGCGCGCGCAGCTCGCCCAGCACCTGCACCTCGCGCCGCGCGTCGAGCGCCGCCGCGGACACGAGCTTGCGGAACAGCTCGGGCTCCACGTGGTGCGAGCAGCTGAAGGTGAGCACGTGCGCGCCGCGCGCAGCCCGCGCCAGCGCGCGCAGGTTCAGGTCCTTGTAGGCGCGGCTCGCCGCCGCCACGTCGCGCTTGCGCTTGGCGAACGGTGGCGGGTCCACGGCCAGGAGGTCGAACTCGCGTGTCTCGCGGCGCAGGAACTCGTTCGCGTCGCCGGTCACGAGCTCGCAGCCCGGCGCGTTGCGGACCAACAGCGCCGCCGCCTCCCGCGAAGACTCCACGGCGGTCACCGCGGCTGCGCCGCCCTGTTGCGCCGCGCGCGCGAAGCCGCCGGTGTGCGCGAACAGGTCGAGCGCGCGCGTGCCGCGAGCCAGCCGGGCGAACAAGTCGCGCGCGTCGCGCTGGTCGAGATAGAAGCCCGTCTTCTGGCCGTGCTTGAGGTCGACAA
The nucleotide sequence above comes from Myxococcota bacterium. Encoded proteins:
- a CDS encoding class I SAM-dependent rRNA methyltransferase — protein: MSRNGTVVLRRGRERSVALGHPWLLSGSVARVEGDPAPGDLVAVRDEAGAVLAHGDWDPDAQIRVRILTFGKDEPEPAAWLAARLRAAFEARAGHPLLAGSDALRLVHAEADGLPGLVVDRYADHLALRVGTPGMARRADEIGAIARGLSGARSAWLRSEGAPGRELFGSVPDAPIEIQESGRAYLVDLKHGQKTGFYLDQRDARDLFARLARGTRALDLFAHTGGFARAAQQGGAAAVTAVESSREAAALLVRNAPGCELVTGDANEFLRRETREFDLLAVDPPPFAKRKRDVAAASRAYKDLNLRALARAARGAHVLTFSCSHHVEPELFRKLVSAAALDARREVQVLGELRAPPDHPVSIRHPQGEYLKGLLLRVGGAA